The following coding sequences lie in one Flavobacteriales bacterium genomic window:
- a CDS encoding zinc dependent phospholipase C family protein, with the protein MNLVYKYFIGLVIFIGLAYFAQPSMYSWGFFGHKKINRMAVFTLPPEMIGFYKKNIEYITEHAVDPDKRRYSTEGEAQRHYIDIDHYVHSGEDPFEIVPKQWTKAVEKFTEDTLQAYGIVPWHVNIMVMRLTKAFEEKNVDKILRLSADLGHYIGDSHVPLHTTENYNGQLTNQKGIHGFWESRLPELKSKDYDFFVGRAVYVENILNDEWETVKQSFAAKDSVLEFEQKLNDEFPSDRKYAFENRGTVVMKTYSEEYSNAYHNMLNGMVERRLTQSIIKVGSYWYTAWVNAGQPNLNELMEKKPTQELIKEDEELNKLFETNKIKGREHEN; encoded by the coding sequence ATGAACTTGGTATATAAATATTTTATCGGACTAGTCATTTTTATTGGTTTGGCTTATTTTGCTCAGCCGAGCATGTATTCGTGGGGCTTTTTTGGGCATAAAAAAATAAACCGAATGGCGGTGTTTACCTTGCCACCAGAAATGATAGGTTTTTATAAAAAGAATATCGAATACATTACCGAACATGCAGTAGACCCTGATAAAAGAAGGTATTCTACCGAAGGAGAAGCTCAACGCCATTACATAGATATTGACCATTACGTGCACAGTGGGGAAGACCCTTTTGAAATTGTGCCAAAACAATGGACTAAAGCGGTAGAAAAGTTTACAGAAGATACATTGCAAGCCTACGGAATTGTTCCTTGGCATGTTAACATAATGGTGATGCGTTTAACCAAAGCATTTGAAGAAAAAAACGTGGATAAAATCTTGCGACTTTCTGCAGATTTGGGCCATTACATTGGCGATTCGCATGTGCCGTTACATACTACCGAAAATTACAACGGGCAATTGACCAACCAAAAAGGAATTCATGGTTTTTGGGAATCGCGGTTACCTGAATTAAAATCAAAAGATTATGATTTTTTTGTAGGAAGAGCAGTTTATGTTGAAAATATTTTAAATGATGAATGGGAGACGGTAAAACAAAGTTTTGCGGCTAAAGATTCTGTTTTGGAGTTTGAACAAAAGCTAAACGATGAATTTCCATCAGATAGAAAATATGCATTTGAAAATAGAGGAACGGTTGTAATGAAAACCTACTCGGAAGAATATTCTAACGCTTATCACAACATGTTAAATGGTATGGTAGAGCGTAGATTAACACAATCGATTATTAAGGTAGGTAGCTATTGGTATACGGCATGGGTTAATGCAGGACAACCAAATTTAAACGAATTAATGGAAAAGAAGCCAACTCAAGAATTAATTAAAGAAGATGAAGAGTTGAATAAATTGTTTGAAACCAATAAGATAAAAGGTAGAGAACACGAAAATTAG
- a CDS encoding 2-phosphosulfolactate phosphatase, with translation MGEESSGFSNTVEVCFSPVLFPVYFQDKNTVVVVIDVFRATTAICSAIDNGVEAVIPVATMEEAIDYKQKGYIVGAERSAEVVEGFDFGNSPLFFKSGKFKGETIVLTTTNGTKAIEMAKEAAEVVIGSFSNLDAVAEYVERLDKNVILLCAGWKDRFNLEDTLFAGALAQKLAENLRFTDLADSAQASIKLYDAAKADMYGFLGESSHRKRLSRLNLEEDIIYCLKLNKSTSVPILKNGKIVKA, from the coding sequence ATGGGAGAGGAGTCGTCAGGGTTTTCGAACACGGTTGAAGTTTGTTTTTCGCCGGTATTGTTTCCTGTTTATTTTCAAGATAAAAATACTGTAGTTGTTGTAATTGATGTGTTTAGAGCTACCACGGCAATTTGTTCTGCCATTGATAATGGCGTTGAAGCAGTTATTCCTGTTGCTACCATGGAAGAAGCTATCGATTACAAACAAAAAGGTTATATTGTTGGTGCAGAACGTTCGGCGGAGGTTGTAGAGGGTTTTGATTTTGGTAATTCTCCTTTGTTTTTTAAAAGCGGTAAGTTTAAAGGTGAAACCATTGTATTAACTACTACAAACGGAACAAAAGCTATTGAAATGGCTAAAGAAGCTGCGGAAGTAGTGATTGGCTCGTTTAGTAATTTAGATGCTGTTGCAGAGTATGTAGAGCGTTTAGATAAAAACGTGATTTTATTATGTGCTGGTTGGAAGGATAGGTTTAACTTAGAAGATACCTTGTTTGCAGGTGCTTTGGCTCAAAAATTAGCTGAAAATTTACGTTTTACAGATTTGGCAGATTCTGCTCAAGCTTCGATTAAATTGTACGATGCTGCAAAGGCTGATATGTATGGATTTCTTGGAGAATCTTCGCACAGAAAAAGATTGAGTAGATTAAACTTAGAAGAGGATATTATTTATTGCTTAAAACTTAATAAATCGACAAGTGTACCAATCTTAAAAAATGGTAAAATTGTTAAAGCATAA
- a CDS encoding YkgJ family cysteine cluster protein produces the protein MNNELKQKLEFAEKNKTDILKVANKLKKSKPKSLDDTTHRAHDLAFKKIDCLDCANCCKTTSPTFYERDIDRIAKHLKVRPSQVIEKYLHKDEVGDYVLNVAPCPFLDYENYCTIYESRPTACREYPHTNRKRFYQILDISVKNTEICPAVADVFEQLKKVYS, from the coding sequence ATGAATAACGAACTAAAGCAAAAACTTGAATTTGCCGAAAAAAATAAAACGGATATTTTAAAAGTAGCTAACAAGTTAAAAAAATCGAAACCAAAAAGCTTGGATGACACTACTCATCGGGCACACGATTTGGCTTTTAAAAAAATTGACTGCTTAGATTGTGCCAATTGTTGTAAAACTACCAGTCCCACATTTTATGAACGAGATATTGATAGAATTGCCAAACACTTAAAAGTTCGCCCATCGCAGGTAATAGAAAAATATTTACATAAAGATGAAGTAGGAGATTATGTGTTAAATGTTGCTCCTTGTCCGTTTTTAGATTATGAAAATTATTGCACCATTTATGAAAGTCGACCAACTGCTTGTCGCGAATATCCTCATACCAACCGAAAACGTTTTTATCAAATATTAGATATTTCAGTAAAAAACACTGAAATTTGTCCAGCAGTTGCCGATGTTTTTGAACAACTAAAAAAGGTTTACAGCTAA
- the gcvT gene encoding glycine cleavage system aminomethyltransferase GcvT, which yields MEVLELKDIALKQKHIDLGAKMVSFAGFNMPLQYTGLIDEHLNVRNNVGIFDVSHMGEFMVKGEGSLDLIQRITSNDASKLVPGKVQYSCFPNNEGGIVDDLLVYMLGENNYMLVVNGANIDKDWDWVVKHNIGGVDIKNISDSISLLAIQGPNAKKMLQPLTNMDLEMTYYTVQKGIFAGVDNVIVSSTGYTGAGGYEIYFNNNDAETIWNAVMKAGEAVGCKMAGLACRDTLRLEMGFCLYGNDINDTTSPIEAGLGWITKFTKDFVNSEYLKNQKEIGVLKKLVGFELLDRGIPRHDYEIVDADGNNIGIVTSGTQSPSLNKPIGMGYVKTEFSKVDSEIYILIRDKRIKAKVVSMPFYKGSN from the coding sequence ATGGAAGTACTAGAATTAAAAGACATTGCCCTTAAACAAAAACACATTGATTTAGGTGCAAAAATGGTTTCGTTTGCAGGATTTAATATGCCCTTGCAATACACTGGTTTAATTGATGAGCATTTAAATGTAAGAAACAATGTAGGCATTTTTGATGTGTCGCACATGGGTGAGTTTATGGTTAAAGGAGAAGGTTCTTTGGATTTGATTCAACGAATTACGAGTAATGATGCATCGAAATTAGTGCCTGGAAAAGTTCAGTACTCTTGTTTTCCAAACAACGAAGGTGGTATAGTTGACGATTTGTTGGTGTATATGTTGGGTGAGAATAACTATATGTTGGTAGTTAATGGAGCAAACATTGATAAGGATTGGGATTGGGTGGTAAAACACAACATTGGTGGCGTGGATATTAAAAACATTTCTGATAGTATTTCTTTATTAGCTATACAAGGACCAAATGCTAAAAAAATGCTGCAACCGTTAACGAACATGGATTTAGAAATGACCTATTACACCGTTCAAAAAGGAATTTTTGCTGGAGTTGATAATGTTATAGTTTCTTCAACAGGTTACACAGGTGCTGGTGGTTACGAAATATACTTTAACAACAACGATGCAGAAACCATTTGGAATGCCGTAATGAAGGCAGGTGAAGCAGTGGGTTGTAAAATGGCAGGATTGGCGTGTAGAGATACGCTTCGTTTAGAAATGGGTTTCTGTCTGTATGGTAACGATATCAACGATACAACTTCTCCTATTGAAGCAGGTTTAGGTTGGATAACTAAATTTACGAAAGATTTTGTGAATTCTGAATATTTAAAAAATCAAAAAGAAATAGGCGTTTTAAAGAAACTGGTTGGTTTTGAGTTGTTGGATAGAGGTATTCCTCGTCACGATTACGAAATTGTTGATGCCGATGGTAACAACATTGGTATAGTAACATCTGGAACACAATCACCATCGCTAAACAAACCAATTGGAATGGGTTATGTAAAAACTGAGTTTTCTAAAGTAGATAGCGAAATTTATATCCTTATTCGTGATAAACGAATTAAGGCAAAAGTGGTTAGCATGCCTTTCTATAAAGGAAGCAATTAG
- the pruA gene encoding L-glutamate gamma-semialdehyde dehydrogenase yields the protein MANAFFNVPKAVNEPVKPYAPGSPERKELQAKLAELKGQQADLPMVIGGKEIRTGNTVSMHPPHETAHNLGNYHQGTADHVNQAINAAMEARKSWANTPWQDRAAIFLKAAELLAGPFRARMNAATMLCQSKNAFQAEIDAACEMIDFFRFNVEFMTEIYAGQPESAPGIWNRMEYRPLEGFVFAITPFNFTSIAANLCAAPALMGNVVVWKPSNTQIYSAHVIMDLFKEAGLPDGVINIVHVNSSVIADTIFKSPYFAGVHFTGSTGVFNQLWKTIGSNLELYKGYPRIVGETGGKDFIIAHKSADAREVATGMVRGAFEYQGQKCSAASRVYLPSNIADEVLALVKKDVESFKMGSPEDFSNFINAVIDEKSFDKIANYIELVKSRDDADFVCGGTYDKSKGYFITPTVVKTTNPLFRTMCEEIFGPFLTVYVYDADKYEEALEMLDNSSEYALTGAIFSKDRAAINTATRLLENAAGNFYINDKPTGAVVGQQPFGGARASGTNDKAGAPQNLMRWVNSRTIKETFVPPTDYRYPFLG from the coding sequence ATGGCAAACGCATTTTTTAACGTACCAAAAGCAGTTAACGAACCCGTAAAACCTTATGCTCCGGGTAGTCCGGAAAGAAAAGAATTACAAGCTAAGTTGGCTGAATTAAAAGGACAGCAAGCTGATTTACCAATGGTTATTGGTGGAAAAGAAATAAGAACAGGTAATACAGTGAGCATGCACCCTCCGCACGAAACTGCTCATAACCTTGGTAACTACCACCAAGGAACTGCCGACCACGTTAACCAGGCTATTAATGCTGCAATGGAAGCTCGTAAATCATGGGCAAACACACCTTGGCAAGACCGTGCAGCCATCTTTTTAAAAGCTGCTGAATTATTAGCTGGTCCGTTCCGTGCAAGAATGAATGCTGCAACCATGCTTTGCCAAAGTAAAAATGCTTTTCAAGCTGAAATTGATGCTGCGTGCGAAATGATTGATTTCTTCAGATTCAACGTAGAGTTTATGACCGAAATTTATGCTGGACAACCAGAATCGGCTCCAGGCATTTGGAACAGAATGGAATACCGACCTTTAGAAGGTTTTGTATTTGCGATAACTCCATTTAACTTTACTTCTATTGCTGCCAACCTTTGTGCTGCCCCAGCATTAATGGGTAATGTGGTAGTTTGGAAACCATCAAACACTCAAATATACTCAGCTCATGTAATTATGGACTTGTTTAAGGAAGCTGGTTTACCTGATGGAGTAATTAACATTGTACACGTAAACAGTTCAGTAATTGCTGATACTATTTTTAAAAGCCCCTATTTTGCAGGTGTTCACTTTACAGGTTCTACTGGCGTATTTAACCAGTTGTGGAAAACTATTGGTAGCAATTTAGAATTGTACAAAGGTTACCCGAGAATTGTTGGAGAAACAGGTGGTAAAGATTTTATTATTGCTCATAAATCGGCCGATGCTAGAGAAGTAGCCACAGGAATGGTAAGAGGAGCTTTCGAGTATCAAGGACAAAAATGTTCGGCTGCATCGAGAGTATATTTACCTTCAAACATTGCTGATGAAGTATTGGCGTTGGTTAAAAAAGATGTGGAATCGTTTAAAATGGGTTCGCCAGAAGATTTTAGTAACTTTATTAATGCGGTTATTGATGAGAAAAGTTTTGATAAAATTGCCAACTACATCGAATTGGTAAAATCTCGTGATGATGCCGATTTTGTTTGCGGTGGAACATACGACAAAAGCAAAGGGTATTTTATTACCCCAACAGTAGTAAAAACAACCAACCCGTTGTTTAGAACCATGTGTGAAGAAATTTTTGGACCATTTTTAACCGTTTATGTTTACGATGCTGATAAATACGAAGAAGCACTTGAAATGTTAGACAACTCATCGGAATATGCCTTAACTGGTGCTATTTTTAGTAAAGACCGTGCTGCCATTAATACAGCTACTCGTTTGTTAGAAAATGCTGCGGGTAATTTTTACATAAACGATAAACCTACTGGAGCTGTGGTGGGGCAACAACCATTTGGAGGCGCAAGAGCCTCAGGTACTAACGATAAAGCTGGTGCACCACAAAACTTAATGCGTTGGGTTAACTCTCGTACCATTAAAGAAACCTTTGTACCACCAACCGATTACCGTTACCCATTTTTGGGATAA
- the mnmD gene encoding tRNA (5-methylaminomethyl-2-thiouridine)(34)-methyltransferase MnmD, whose product MYHLELKITGDNSHTLLVKELNETYHSTKGAINEALHVFIQKGLTDYLAINNCNEIEVFEVGFGTGLNAHLTQLFANENQVKINYTSVETHPLNIELIKQLNYTDLICSDKEIYLNLHEVEWGKSVKIDDYFSLTKLHDELKNIHEKEKFDVIFFDAFAPDIQPEMWSKSIFEQMYKSLKQGGVLVTYCAKGVVKRTIKELGFKLETLAGPPGKREMIRSWKWEDRRWESEITINKQLVR is encoded by the coding sequence ATGTACCATCTTGAACTTAAAATAACAGGCGATAATTCGCACACTTTGTTGGTTAAAGAATTGAATGAAACCTATCATTCAACCAAAGGGGCAATTAACGAAGCCTTACATGTTTTTATACAAAAAGGACTAACCGATTATTTGGCAATAAACAATTGTAATGAAATTGAGGTGTTTGAGGTTGGTTTTGGAACAGGATTAAATGCACATTTAACTCAATTGTTTGCAAACGAGAATCAAGTAAAAATAAATTATACGAGTGTTGAAACTCATCCATTAAATATAGAGTTGATTAAACAATTAAATTATACCGATTTAATTTGCTCGGATAAAGAAATATATTTGAATTTACACGAAGTTGAGTGGGGTAAATCAGTTAAAATTGATGATTATTTTAGTTTAACTAAACTTCATGATGAGTTGAAAAATATTCATGAAAAAGAGAAGTTTGATGTCATTTTTTTTGATGCTTTCGCACCAGATATTCAACCAGAAATGTGGTCGAAATCTATTTTTGAACAAATGTATAAATCACTAAAACAAGGAGGAGTATTAGTTACCTATTGTGCTAAAGGTGTAGTTAAACGTACCATTAAAGAGTTGGGTTTTAAATTAGAAACCTTGGCGGGTCCTCCAGGTAAAAGAGAAATGATTAGGAGTTGGAAGTGGGAAGACAGAAGATGGGAGTCAGAAATAACCATTAACAAGCAACTAGTAAGATGA
- a CDS encoding thioredoxin family protein: protein MVTKKDIDRSISFNEYYELVEKLANEGGTTGDDQSQAMIDYTKLNFSRIKRILKTTDAIPEITETLACFNEKITWLVIAESWCGDAAQNVPVMQIMAEVNPNITVRVILRDENPELMNQYLTNGGKSIPKLICLDENLNELGTWGPRPQFLQDWLKKEKANPTMEMSALKEQFQVWYTKDKGQTLQKEMLLLMKGWLKKECF, encoded by the coding sequence ATGGTAACAAAGAAAGATATTGACAGAAGTATTTCGTTTAACGAATATTATGAATTGGTAGAAAAACTAGCTAACGAAGGCGGAACAACAGGAGATGACCAATCGCAAGCGATGATAGATTATACCAAATTGAATTTTTCGAGAATAAAAAGAATTTTAAAGACAACCGATGCCATTCCAGAAATAACCGAAACTTTAGCTTGCTTTAATGAAAAAATTACGTGGTTGGTTATTGCAGAAAGTTGGTGTGGTGATGCTGCTCAAAATGTACCTGTAATGCAAATAATGGCAGAAGTAAATCCAAACATTACTGTTAGAGTAATTTTAAGAGATGAGAACCCCGAATTAATGAATCAATATCTTACCAATGGAGGTAAATCCATTCCTAAATTGATATGTTTAGATGAAAACTTAAATGAATTAGGTACTTGGGGTCCTCGCCCTCAATTTTTACAAGATTGGCTAAAAAAGGAAAAAGCCAATCCTACAATGGAAATGAGTGCTTTAAAAGAACAGTTTCAGGTTTGGTACACCAAAGATAAAGGACAAACCTTACAGAAAGAAATGCTTTTATTAATGAAAGGTTGGTTAAAAAAAGAATGCTTTTGA
- a CDS encoding von Willebrand factor type A domain-containing protein: MKKIVIITLTLLYVFSLTTQGQTGTIKGQVVDKSNGESLPFANVTLFSSNNSKIAATMSDLDGKYAISTIDPGTYILECDYVGYQPTRINNIIVSANKITFVDVKMQQGIDLKEFEMISYEVPLISKDQTSSGGTVTREDIKTMPGRSASSVANTIGGVTVVNNYNIRGSRSSGTDTYIDGIRVRGSANKPSSISVYRESENNESYGQFIENSYQNVRKNPLSTFSIDVDRASYTNIRRYINQGSLPPTDAVRIEEMINYFNYNYTAPENNEVFSITTEYTDCPWNTEHKLVHIGLKGVEVDMKDSPANNLVFLIDVSGSMNSPDKLPLLKSGLNLLIDQLRDQDRVSIVVYAGAAGVVLPSTKGNKKDVIKDVIDQLSAGGSTAGGAGINLAYQIAKDHYIKDGNNRVILATDGDFNVGVSDDRALISLIEEKRNDNIFLSVLGFGTGNLKDSKMEQLANKGNGNYNYIDNALEAKKVLVTELGGTLLTIAKDVKIQIEFNPAFVKSYRLIGYENRKLNDEDFNDDKKDAGELGSGHTVTALYEIVPKDSKEQLTNIDELKYQNTDEANVTNTYQEEVLTIKFRYKKPKEDKSELVSKVLFNNNTKLSEANKDCQFSIAVAQFGMLLRNSKYKGNVTYDSIITLAKASKGDDNNGYRAEFIRMVEMAELIK; this comes from the coding sequence ATGAAAAAGATCGTCATTATCACCCTGACCCTACTATATGTGTTTAGTCTAACAACACAAGGGCAGACTGGAACAATTAAAGGACAAGTTGTAGACAAAAGCAATGGAGAATCATTACCTTTTGCTAATGTTACTTTATTTTCATCCAATAACAGTAAAATTGCAGCAACTATGTCAGACTTAGATGGAAAATATGCCATAAGCACCATCGATCCTGGCACTTACATTCTTGAATGTGATTATGTTGGATACCAACCAACCCGTATCAATAACATTATTGTTTCAGCAAATAAAATCACATTTGTGGATGTAAAAATGCAACAAGGGATAGACCTCAAAGAATTTGAAATGATATCTTACGAGGTTCCATTAATCAGTAAAGACCAAACTTCATCTGGAGGGACTGTTACAAGAGAAGACATCAAGACAATGCCTGGTCGTTCAGCCTCTTCAGTTGCAAATACAATTGGTGGGGTTACCGTTGTAAACAATTACAATATTCGAGGATCAAGATCTTCAGGAACCGACACATACATTGATGGAATTAGAGTTCGAGGTTCTGCAAATAAACCCAGTTCCATATCCGTTTATCGTGAATCAGAAAACAATGAATCGTATGGACAATTTATTGAAAATAGTTACCAAAATGTGCGTAAAAACCCATTATCAACTTTTAGTATTGATGTAGATAGAGCTTCTTACACCAACATTCGACGATACATTAACCAAGGCTCATTACCTCCTACCGATGCAGTACGAATTGAAGAAATGATTAATTATTTTAATTATAATTATACTGCTCCAGAAAATAACGAAGTATTTTCAATTACTACTGAATATACTGATTGCCCTTGGAACACTGAACACAAATTGGTTCACATTGGATTAAAAGGTGTTGAAGTAGATATGAAAGACTCACCTGCTAACAACTTAGTCTTTTTAATCGATGTTTCTGGCTCTATGAATTCTCCAGATAAACTCCCTCTGTTAAAGTCTGGATTGAATTTATTAATTGACCAATTACGTGACCAAGATAGAGTTTCTATAGTAGTTTATGCAGGTGCTGCTGGAGTTGTACTACCATCAACTAAAGGAAATAAAAAAGATGTGATTAAAGATGTGATAGACCAACTAAGTGCAGGCGGCTCTACCGCAGGTGGTGCTGGAATAAATTTAGCTTATCAAATTGCTAAAGATCATTATATTAAAGATGGTAACAATCGTGTGATTTTGGCTACCGATGGCGATTTTAATGTTGGTGTTTCTGATGATAGAGCATTAATTTCTTTGATTGAAGAAAAAAGAAACGACAATATCTTTTTAAGTGTGTTGGGCTTTGGAACTGGCAACCTAAAAGACTCTAAAATGGAGCAATTAGCAAACAAAGGAAATGGTAACTACAATTACATCGATAATGCATTAGAAGCTAAAAAAGTATTGGTTACCGAATTAGGAGGTACCTTATTGACTATAGCTAAAGATGTGAAAATACAAATCGAATTTAATCCTGCTTTCGTTAAATCGTACCGTTTAATTGGTTACGAAAATCGAAAATTAAACGATGAAGATTTTAATGATGATAAAAAAGATGCTGGAGAATTGGGTTCTGGACATACCGTAACTGCGCTTTACGAAATTGTACCAAAAGATTCTAAAGAACAATTAACAAATATTGATGAGTTAAAATACCAAAATACAGATGAAGCCAATGTCACCAATACTTACCAAGAAGAAGTATTGACGATAAAATTTAGGTATAAAAAACCTAAAGAAGACAAGTCTGAATTAGTTAGTAAAGTACTCTTTAACAACAACACTAAATTGTCAGAAGCGAATAAAGATTGTCAATTTTCAATTGCAGTAGCCCAATTTGGTATGTTGTTACGTAACTCTAAATATAAAGGAAATGTTACTTACGATAGCATTATCACTTTAGCAAAGGCATCAAAAGGTGATGATAATAATGGATATAGAGCAGAATTTATTAGAATGGTTGAAATGGCTGAATTGATAAAATAA
- a CDS encoding sodium:solute symporter — MSSIDWIVLLGTLIFIVAYGAWKTRGSKNLESYLKGDNDAKWWGIGISIMATQASAITFLSTPGQAYTDGMRFIQFYFGLPIAMIILSVTFIPIYYKLKVFTAYEFLEKRFDLKTRTLAALLFLVQRGLAAGITIYAPAIILSSLLGWNLAATNIFIGLLVIVYTVSGGTKAVTQTQKQQMAVMMGGMVLAGIMVISMLPANVGFNDALHIAGKMGKLNVVNFDFDLNDRYNFWSGITAALFLFMSYFGTDQSQVQRYLSGKSIAESRLGLIMNGLLKVPMQFIILFIGVMVFVFYQFNQPPIFFNQVEKQKVEQSVYANEMKTLEAEYTVVFNEKKQELTNLVAAVKTDDQAKLATAKTNALALQTKTNQLREEAKELIKKASPTAETNDKDYIFMTYVMDYLPVGMVGLLFAVMFSAAMSSTSSELNALASTTTIDLYKRSINKSGTDLHYLKSSKWFTFLWGLLAILFATSASLFENLIQAVNYLGSIFYGTILGIFVVAFYIKKIQSNAVFIAAILAECSVIFIDILNRFDIAPNFLTMGYLWYNVVGCMLVVLFGYVLEIGFGRKKA; from the coding sequence ATGAGCAGTATAGATTGGATAGTATTGTTGGGTACGCTTATTTTTATTGTGGCATACGGTGCATGGAAAACCCGTGGAAGCAAAAATTTAGAAAGCTACCTCAAAGGTGATAACGATGCCAAATGGTGGGGAATAGGAATTTCCATTATGGCTACACAAGCCAGTGCCATTACTTTTTTATCTACACCTGGGCAAGCTTATACCGACGGTATGCGGTTTATCCAGTTTTACTTTGGGTTGCCCATTGCCATGATTATTTTATCGGTAACCTTTATTCCCATTTACTACAAGTTAAAGGTATTTACTGCTTATGAATTTTTAGAAAAACGTTTCGATTTAAAAACCAGAACCTTGGCAGCATTGCTGTTTTTAGTGCAGCGTGGTTTAGCTGCAGGCATCACCATTTATGCTCCAGCCATTATTTTGTCGTCATTGCTGGGTTGGAACTTGGCTGCTACTAATATTTTTATTGGTTTGTTGGTAATTGTTTACACCGTTTCGGGTGGGACAAAAGCCGTTACACAAACCCAAAAACAGCAAATGGCAGTAATGATGGGAGGAATGGTATTAGCCGGAATAATGGTCATATCCATGTTGCCTGCCAATGTTGGTTTTAATGATGCCTTGCACATTGCTGGTAAAATGGGCAAGTTAAACGTGGTAAATTTCGATTTCGATTTAAACGACCGTTACAATTTCTGGTCGGGGATTACGGCTGCCTTGTTTTTGTTTATGAGTTATTTTGGTACCGACCAATCTCAAGTACAACGTTATCTTTCGGGTAAATCTATTGCCGAAAGTCGTTTGGGTTTAATCATGAACGGCTTATTAAAAGTACCCATGCAGTTTATCATTTTGTTTATTGGGGTTATGGTGTTTGTGTTTTATCAGTTTAACCAACCGCCCATCTTTTTTAATCAGGTAGAAAAACAAAAGGTAGAACAATCGGTATATGCAAATGAAATGAAAACCCTTGAAGCTGAATATACGGTAGTGTTTAACGAGAAAAAACAAGAACTCACGAATTTGGTAGCTGCGGTAAAAACCGACGACCAAGCCAAATTAGCCACAGCTAAAACCAATGCCTTAGCATTACAAACCAAAACCAACCAACTACGAGAAGAAGCCAAAGAGCTGATTAAAAAAGCCAGCCCGACAGCCGAAACCAACGACAAGGACTATATTTTTATGACTTACGTAATGGATTATTTACCTGTTGGTATGGTGGGTTTGTTGTTTGCTGTAATGTTTTCGGCTGCCATGTCTTCTACCTCTTCCGAGTTAAATGCCCTAGCTTCTACTACTACCATTGATTTATACAAACGTTCGATTAATAAGAGTGGAACCGATTTACACTATTTAAAATCATCCAAATGGTTTACGTTTTTGTGGGGGCTACTGGCTATTTTGTTTGCAACATCTGCCTCGTTGTTTGAGAATTTAATACAAGCTGTAAACTATTTGGGCTCTATTTTTTATGGTACTATTTTAGGAATTTTTGTTGTTGCATTTTATATAAAGAAAATTCAATCCAATGCTGTTTTTATTGCAGCCATTTTAGCTGAATGCTCGGTAATATTTATAGATATATTAAATCGTTTCGATATTGCTCCTAACTTTTTAACCATGGGTTACTTGTGGTACAATGTGGTAGGGTGCATGTTGGTAGTGTTGTTTGGTTATGTGTTGGAAATTGGGTTTGGGAGAAAGAAGGCTTAA
- a CDS encoding FKBP-type peptidyl-prolyl cis-trans isomerase — translation MIETKHKAISVDYNLHKDTAEGEMIETTVGKTPLTFLTGMGQMIPDFENNIVNLNVGDTFSFGIKAENAYGSKTDDAIIELPQDMFKQDGKLIDELFVGNMLPLQDQNGHVVPATVVKINETTVTMDVNHPLADQDLHFTGTVVASRAATAEEIDHGHVHGEGGHHH, via the coding sequence ATGATTGAAACGAAACACAAAGCGATTTCAGTAGATTACAACTTGCATAAGGATACTGCTGAAGGAGAAATGATTGAAACAACGGTTGGTAAAACTCCACTAACATTCTTAACAGGTATGGGTCAAATGATACCAGATTTTGAAAACAACATCGTAAACTTAAATGTTGGCGATACTTTTTCTTTTGGTATTAAAGCTGAAAACGCTTATGGTTCTAAAACTGACGATGCTATTATTGAGTTACCACAAGATATGTTTAAACAAGATGGTAAATTAATTGACGAACTTTTTGTTGGTAATATGTTGCCATTACAAGATCAAAATGGACATGTTGTACCTGCTACTGTTGTAAAAATTAATGAAACTACCGTTACAATGGATGTTAATCACCCATTGGCTGACCAAGATTTACATTTTACTGGTACTGTTGTAGCTTCAAGAGCTGCTACTGCTGAAGAAATTGATCATGGACATGTTCATGGTGAAGGCGGACATCACCACTAA